Genomic segment of Paenalkalicoccus suaedae:
GTCTTGCAGTTAATTCTTCCAATTTCGCCTCATCTACCTCCCACTCTTTCACATAGCTCGCGTCCATCCATTCTCTAAGCTGCCCCTGCACTCGCGCATCCTCTGGCGCATCACCATTCATTACCGCCCGATTCGCAATGGTTAACACTTGTAGCGTTTGCCTATCGATCTCTTTTTGCTTCCTCATATCTTTGGGGAAAATACGATCGACGACTTCTTTATCGTAATAATCCTTCATTATGTCTCTTTGTGCCTCTTCATAAAGCATCGAGTTCATCAAAAGCATCAAGACTTCTTCGTCCAGCTCTTCCTTTTCTCCACCCTTAATGGATTTAACTCGATTAATCATCTGGAGCGAATAATCAATGGCCTCCCTCTTTCTAATTAATACCTGCTCTTGCACATCAATCATTTTCTCAAACGAATAGCCCGGCTTCTCAGACCGCTCCTTTATTTCTTTTAATGAAAGCCCTAAGCTTTGAAGTAATCTAATCGAATGAAAGGCTTTAAACTCTTCTGTTGTATAAACCATTTGACCTTGCTCATTTTTTTCAGTAGGCACTAAAATCCCAAGCTGCCGATAATGTCTTAACGTCCGAACAGTCGTATCCGCAATCTGTGCAAACTTACTCACCGTCAGTCGCATGTAGGGTATCCCTCTCCTTCTCTGTCGTTTTTGTCATGCTTATATATATCCGTTAGTTGCTAGATAACAGTCATTATAGCAGTTGTATTCTGCGCGTTACTTCTTTTTTCGGCTGACTTCTTCTGAAATGCGCGTTACTTCTATTCGGTTTCGTGTTACTTCTCCCTTGTTGTGCATTACTTCTTGGGATTTTTACCTTACTTCTTTTTTATACATTACTTTAACCAACTTCCGCGCTGTTTCTCGACCGTTCCACGTTCGTTCTGGCAACTTCCGCACTACTTCTCCTATTTTATGCGTTACTTCTTTTCTGACCTAAAAGCGAGGCAACGCCCATACGCCTCGTCCCTTTACAAAAAAGAAAAGGGTCAACCAATCATGTACCGTAACCGCAGGGGCACCGAGAGGTGACCGCACTTGAACTTGAACTTGATCTTGATCTTGAACTCCCTCTTGCCCTACCCTCCACACAGTGTTACACTATTCTGGTTGCTAAGTCATAATAATGACTAATCAGTCAACCAACATAAATCAACCCATTAACACCCTATACACAGACTCAAAGGAGGACCCATATGCAAAAACGCGAGCTACTTGTTGACGCCGCGCTCCAGCAGTTTCAGTCGGCTGGCATCACTAAATCATCCATTGAGATGTTGACTAAAAGCGCCGGCATGTCAAAGGGTGCGTTCTACCAGCACTTCAAAACGAAGGACGACCTTGTCATTGCCACGATGGATCGCTTTTATCAGCTTCTTTTCGAAAACGAGCCGACTCACCCCACCTCAGCCAACCTTCTTCAAGCGAGAATGGAATGGGAAATCACCTACGTGCTGAAGCAACGAAGCTTTATTTACGAAGTATTTGCCCTCTATCCAATCGGGACGAATGAGGCCATGAACCAGGTATTCCGTACAAACCGCGAGCGTCTCAAACGATGGCGACAGGATGCTATTTTGCGCACATTCCCATCAAAAGTGACTAATTCACTTGATCATCTAGAAATGCTACTCGACGGCATGCTTCACAGCTATCTCCAACGAATGATGTGGCAGGACGATCAGCTATCTCCTTACGATAGTAGCGTCCTCATTACAAAAGCGGCGGAAGCACTCGTCGAAGCGGACCTGTCTTTGCCTAAAACAACGAATCCCGTAACTGTAGACAACTTACGTGAAACTGTTCAACACATTTTACAAGCCACATCACTTTCGCGTGATACGAGAACGTTATTACACGAAATGAACAAACAATTAAGCACAGATGAGCCGTCCATCATCATTATCGACGCCTTACTCGAACGCGTTCAAACGCTTCA
This window contains:
- a CDS encoding MerR family transcriptional regulator, with the protein product MRLTVSKFAQIADTTVRTLRHYRQLGILVPTEKNEQGQMVYTTEEFKAFHSIRLLQSLGLSLKEIKERSEKPGYSFEKMIDVQEQVLIRKREAIDYSLQMINRVKSIKGGEKEELDEEVLMLLMNSMLYEEAQRDIMKDYYDKEVVDRIFPKDMRKQKEIDRQTLQVLTIANRAVMNGDAPEDARVQGQLREWMDASYVKEWEVDEAKLEELTARLEPYTSILPAHLVTFLSESFAILAEETETESLHVEKTTKKIDK
- a CDS encoding TetR/AcrR family transcriptional regulator → MQKRELLVDAALQQFQSAGITKSSIEMLTKSAGMSKGAFYQHFKTKDDLVIATMDRFYQLLFENEPTHPTSANLLQARMEWEITYVLKQRSFIYEVFALYPIGTNEAMNQVFRTNRERLKRWRQDAILRTFPSKVTNSLDHLEMLLDGMLHSYLQRMMWQDDQLSPYDSSVLITKAAEALVEADLSLPKTTNPVTVDNLRETVQHILQATSLSRDTRTLLHEMNKQLSTDEPSIIIIDALLERVQTLHICDFVQRLSLQWRRYTSQIKTNKE